Proteins encoded in a region of the Tachyglossus aculeatus isolate mTacAcu1 chromosome 11, mTacAcu1.pri, whole genome shotgun sequence genome:
- the LOC119934094 gene encoding keratin-associated protein 4-2-like, translated as MVNSCCGSVCSDLSCGRGCCQQTCCEPSCCSSPCCPPMCCQTTCCRTTCCRPTCCATSCCRPTCCRPTCCQSVCCQPTCCRPVCSVASCCRPCCPQPCCVFTCCRPCCPRPCCVSSCCRPCCPQPCCVSSCCQPCCLPTCYQTTCCCPTCCVPSCCQPCCRPACCQTTCCRTTCCRPTCCSASCC; from the coding sequence ATGGTCAACTCCTGCTGTGGATCCGTCTGCTCCGACCTGAGCTGCGGAAGAGGCTGCTGCCAACAGACCTGTTGTGAGCCCAGCTGCTGCAGCAGCCCTTGCTGTCCCCCGATGTGCTGCCAGACCACCTGCTGCAGAACCACCTGCTGCCGCCCAACATGCTGTGCAACCAGCTGCTGTCGCCCAACCTGCTGCAGACCTACTTGCTGCCAGTCGGTCTGCTGCCAGCCCACTTGCTGCCGTCCAGTCTGCAGTGTTGCCAGCTgctgcaggccctgctgcccccAACCTTGCTGTGTGTTTACCTGTtgcaggccctgctgcccccGCCCATGCTGTGTGTCCAGCTGCTGCAGACCCTGCTGCCCCCAACCATGCTGTGTGTCTagctgctgccagccttgctgcctCCCCACATGCTACCAAACCACTTGCTGCTGCCCaacctgctgtgtgcccagctgctgccagccttgctgccgcccAGCTTGCTGCCAAACCACTTGCTGCAGAACCACCTGCTGCCGCCCTACCTGCTGTTCAGCATCTTGTTGTTGA